TTTTAAAATTTTCCCACTGGAAAGCGATCAATGACAGGCCTCTGTCATTCTTTACACTGGCGGTGAATTATAAACTCAATGAGCTGGATGTTGCCGGATACCATGTAGTCAACCTCCTGTTCCATATCCTGGCTGGTTTAATAGCGTTTTTACTCACGTTCGAGATCCTGTCCCTTCCTGTATTCCGGAAAAACCGGACCATCCAGGATTATAAGGTTCTCATCGCGCTGTTTTCTTCAATGATCTTCGTTGCACACCCGATCCAGACCCAGGCCGTAACATATATTACGCAGCGTATGACGGTTATGGCCGGTTTATTCTACATGTGGTCGGTTTTGCTATACATCAGGGGCCGGAATGCACACCTGGAACCTGCGAGAGCTAAAGCCTGGAAGTCATACGCGTATTATGCAGGCGCCATTGCTGCCGGAGCCCTTGGATTCCTCTCCAAGCAAAACGCGGCTACTTTCCCGCTGGCTTTTATCCTTGTCGAAATCCTGTTTATCCGTGACCAGCAGGAAAAGATCGACCGCAGGTTCTTGACAACCATTTCTTGCGTCGTCGGGGGGATTATCCTGTTAGGGATTATCCTGAACGGTCTGCCGTCAGAATACGATAAAATCAGCCGGTCGGAATACCTCTTCACGCAATTCCGTGTCATGGTCAAGTACTGGCAATTGCTTTTCCTGCCCATAAACCAGCACCTCGATTATTACTGGACGATATCCATATCTTTGTGGGGATATAAAGATCTGCTCAGCCTGGCTCTCCTGCTTGGAACCATCGCCCTGGGGGTGTTCCTGTTCCGTAAAAACTGGCTGATACCTGCCTTTGCTATTTTCTGGTTCTACCTGACTTTATCCATCGAATCAACCATCATCCCTATCCGCGATGTCATCTTCGAGCACAGGATGTATATGGCCGTCTTCGGTATCGGGTTCGCTTTCAGTTACCTGGCATTTTACTTCCTGGGCAGGAAAAAACAGATTTATCCCGTCATCGTCTTGTCGATCCTTACCCTGGTTTACATGGGTGCATCCTTTAACCGCAACAAGGTATGGAAAAACATCTATACTCTTTGGTCGGATAGTACTACAAAAGACCCAAAAAGGGAGAGGGCATGGTATTGGCTGGCTTCTTATTATACACTGGAAAAAGATCCTGAAAATGCCCTGAAGTGCTATAACACTTCCATTGAATGTAATCCTAATTTTCCCCTGGCCTACAATGGCAGTGGAAATGTAAAAAAAGAAACCGGTGACCTGAAAGGTGCTTTGAAGGATTACAACAAGGCCATCCAGCTTGACCCGAATTACATGACTGCTTATTATAACCGGGGGATTGCCAATGCTGCCATGAATCAATTATCGGATGCCATAAAGGATTATGACCAGTCCATTCAGGTGGGTAACAGATCTTCGGCAGTTTATTATAACCGGGGAAACGCCAAAAGGAGAAAGGGCCAATACAGTTCCGCGATAGAAGACTATAATATCGCCCTCGAAATAGATCCGAAATACCCCCTGGCTTATTTTAACCGGGGCCTGACCAAAGCGGGGATGAAAGACCATGAAGGAGCAATTGCAGATATTGACTTCGCCATCAGACTCGACCCAAAGAACCATTTGTTTTATAACGGCAAAGGTGTTTCACTCCTTAGCCTTGGAAAATACCAGGAAGCAGTTAATAATTTTGACCTGAGCATCCAGATGAATTCCGACTTCGGACAGGCATATTATAACAGGGGATATGCCAAACTGAACGGTCTGAGTGATCTGAAAGGGGCCTGCGAGGACTGGACGGTTGCTGCATCAAAAGGTTATAAAAGTGCTGAACATTATATCCAGCTATATTGTAAGTAATCTCACTTCGTGTTCTGTTTTAAAAATGAAAAAGATCCTGATCATCGTTCCCGCTTACAACGAAAAAGACAACATAGGTCAGGTCATTCATAAACTATACACAGAAAACAGGGATTGGGACATCCTGGTGATCAATGATGCCTCAACCGATAATACCAGCGCCATTGCCAGGGAAACCGGCCATGCAGAAGTAATTAACCTGCCCTTTAATTTAGGGATCGGTGGATGCGTTCAGAC
This DNA window, taken from Bacteroidales bacterium, encodes the following:
- a CDS encoding tetratricopeptide repeat protein, translated to MASIQPLIKKYAIILITIIGIIAYANSFNNAFQFDDGYHIVEGSKIKNFDNVLKFSHWKAINDRPLSFFTLAVNYKLNELDVAGYHVVNLLFHILAGLIAFLLTFEILSLPVFRKNRTIQDYKVLIALFSSMIFVAHPIQTQAVTYITQRMTVMAGLFYMWSVLLYIRGRNAHLEPARAKAWKSYAYYAGAIAAGALGFLSKQNAATFPLAFILVEILFIRDQQEKIDRRFLTTISCVVGGIILLGIILNGLPSEYDKISRSEYLFTQFRVMVKYWQLLFLPINQHLDYYWTISISLWGYKDLLSLALLLGTIALGVFLFRKNWLIPAFAIFWFYLTLSIESTIIPIRDVIFEHRMYMAVFGIGFAFSYLAFYFLGRKKQIYPVIVLSILTLVYMGASFNRNKVWKNIYTLWSDSTTKDPKRERAWYWLASYYTLEKDPENALKCYNTSIECNPNFPLAYNGSGNVKKETGDLKGALKDYNKAIQLDPNYMTAYYNRGIANAAMNQLSDAIKDYDQSIQVGNRSSAVYYNRGNAKRRKGQYSSAIEDYNIALEIDPKYPLAYFNRGLTKAGMKDHEGAIADIDFAIRLDPKNHLFYNGKGVSLLSLGKYQEAVNNFDLSIQMNSDFGQAYYNRGYAKLNGLSDLKGACEDWTVAASKGYKSAEHYIQLYCK